The Syngnathus scovelli strain Florida chromosome 18, RoL_Ssco_1.2, whole genome shotgun sequence genomic interval GTGCTTAGCGCTTCAGCTTGAGCGGGGGCAGAACAACTGATGGGATGCTCCTCTTCTTAAGTGCCTGTTACACAACGTCTTTAAGATGCTGCATTTGCATGCAAACTTAAGACCCCGTGCAATTTGTTTGCTTGTGGCGCTTCTTATCGCTGGAAATAAATTTTGTGGCATAACAGAAAGCATATTTGATGCGGTGGACCTGCAACGCtcgttcattcgttcgttcCAGTGAGTGACTCGAAAAATCAACATTATTATTTGGTCTGAATATTCGCGGAAGCGCacgtgatttttgttgttgttcaggAAGTCTAGCGAGCAGCTTTTCCGATGCCAATTAAGTGATTAAATTAGAAACACAGGAGACAATGCGTCCTTGGGCATAAATACACATAAAGTCAGACGACTTAATATCCGGTTTGGGTTTTGCATTTTTCCTGTTTTAAAACGGATGATAAATTGAATAAAAAATCATTCATATATCTTTAACTTTTTTGGGTTTTTGTTATTATCCAATATGAACGTTTTCCCCAGCCAGTTAGATGATACAAGTCAGCTAATGATGCTGCCGATGGAACTGATAAACAAGCAGCACCTCTTCAATTTCCCCCGGAGACAGTTGGCACATTAGTTCATCTTCCATTTCCTCATTTCCTCTCCTCATTTCTCTTTTTAAGCAGACGAACGTTGTTGCCAATTCATCTTGTGAAACAAGCACCGTAATTGACGTTATCTTTGcttgactttttattttagtGTTTTAATAATGGGCTGAGTACGCACAGAGCAGTTGTTAAAAGGGCTTTAAGGATGGATGGAGGAAATTGAAATCTATTAGCATACTAAACACTTCACATGAAAGTGGCTGTTTGTTGTGTTGCACTCTTCCATTCaagagtcgtttttttttttcgggacaAATTTGTGAATGCAGTTTCACATTTGAGTCACTGAATATATTCGGACTATTAGGTTAGGTAATGATGTTTGCAGCAAAGCAATGAGGCAAAGCAGGAGTGCGCTCCAAAATTGTGTTtacgtccaaaaacaaaaaatggcaaACAAGACATTTGGAATCAACAAATGATGTAATAATTTACAACAGCAACACCctgctaaaacaaacaaaaaaaaaaaacaggattcaAAGTAATAAAAAGGTGGCTGATGCAAGGTTGATGAGCacaggtaaaaaaataataataataatactaataaaaaaatcaagacgTCCCACAAAAAACtagaaaaactaaataaaatttcaacaaaaataCAGATCATGATTTATTCTTTCAATAATAATGGCGGacgggaaaatgaaaaaaaaactcatttccGAGGAAGTGACTCGCTTTTGCTGAAATCTCTTTGCTCTTGGGTGtgatccaataaaaaaaaagaacctcagCGGTATGTGCGTGACTCAATGGCTGTCTGAATTCAGCAAGCAGGAATGGGAGGCATCTTTTAGAGAAACGCCTCCACGTGTAACGCACGAGACTCTTCTCATGGGAATTGAGTCGGACGTCACAAGCAGCGAAGCACGTTTTCCCAGTTGGTTAAGGTGGCTTTATTTTATGACATTCTAAGGTTCTTATCATAACACAAGGGTTGAGgggaggtcaaaggtcaggaaGTTAGATGTGCATgccagaattttattttatttccactCAACATATCTTTTCatcaaaataatttgtatttttttatttgcagtcAATGCCTGGATGGCGAAGGGCTTTTCAGGTAAGCATCCGTTCGGTCGACATCGGATCGATTTTATTGGAATATATTAATGATGTTTTCCAACATCTGCTCTCCAGCGACTGAGAGTTTGAACATTGAACACACTTCTGCCCGGCCGAAGAGAGCCTGCAACGAGTCGCGCTTGGAGTGGGAAGTGGAAGTCTGTGGTGAAGACTTCAAGCGGGACATGGCTCACATAGACCCTCAGCATTGGTGTAACCTCACTCACTTTATCAGGTATTGCACACACACTACAGAATATTCCGTATTTTCATTTCAATCAAATCAGATTTCATTTAAAAACTGTAAACGCTCTAAATTTGTTTGACTAACCAGTTAATTACGAAGCTTGGAgggaatttttttaaaatgagctTTTCACGGAACCACTCTTAATATTTTACCCCAAGCGTCAGCCTGGCTAAGATAAAAtctcttaattgtttttttttcccaaaacactgagatgtgaaaaacaaaattttgataTTTAAGCCTTAACAACAAATCCTGATTTCAAAACATCTGGAAAAACAGGACTCGTTTCATTTGTCaacctttttaaaatgttttcaatTTCACAATTTCTCCTTTGAACGCTTACGCAAGAAGAAGGCGAATTAGCTTAACATGCGATCCCGAAATGATTACGATGTTCGTGCATACTGGAGGACGATGACCGACGCTTCACATGCCACCTCTGCTTGAATGCTAAAATTAGCCTCTTGAACTCGGTGGTGCAGACAGATGTTTGACTTAAGGCATGATCGGCTACATCTGAAAAGATGACGGGGAGGATAAAACAGACCGTTTGGAGATTTGAAAACAATTAGCATTTTttcttggagggggggggggttgtctaGAAAAAGACATAAATTGACACCGGCTATCGTGAGAGAGTGCGAGTTCCGAATTTGGTCCAAGTCTATATTATTTTAAAGTCCCCTCTGACTTTCTCCTCTGAATTAGTAGCAGACTTCACAGGAAGCACGCTGTtgcatcatttagtttgaaacAATGATGCCTTTTCTCTGGCATCATGTTTGTTTGTAATTAAAAAAGGGGGAAGCGATACCGATTCGAGTCCCAAGGAGACATGTTGCCGTTGTAGGCCAAGGTTCTGAGCAGGACTTTTAAGAGAAAAGCAAATATACAGATTGACCTGAACAAGGGAACcgagaggggagggaggggggggggcggggggatcAGGCTCTGAGAGCAAAGAACCTCATGTTTAAACAAGCAGTGATCCCTGCAGAGCTTCTCCTGTTTGACAAATGTGTCGCGCTTCCCCACGGCGCAGCTGCTGCACAAACAACTCCCATGATGTTTTGAGCTTGTTGTATGAGAGCGTAACCTAGTTGGAAATTTTACAATATTGAATATGTGTTCGATGTAAAAATAGTTATCATCAATAAAGTTACTGGGATAGCCTCCACATGGCCATCTTCGTTTATGCCACTCAATCATTTACCTCTTCATGACTTCAtgaattttccgcactataaggcgcacccgatTATAAGGCtcgccttcaatgaatggcctattttaaaactttgtccatatataaggcgcactggattataaggctcaccttcaatgaatggtccattttaaaactttgtccatatataagtccatatatttggacacgcctgccgtagtggctcagtattggtccatatataaggcgcactggattataaggcgcactgtcggcttttgagaaaattggaggtttttaggtgcgccttatagtgcagaaaatacggtgtgtgtgtgtgtgtgtgtgtgtgtgtgtgtgtgtgtgtgtgtgtatatatatatatatatatatatatactacatatatatatactacatatTTGGACTCATCTTGTTGTTTATTCCCTGCGTTGAGAATGAACAGGAAGCAAAGCACTTGTCTGGCATCTGGTGCCTTTGTCATTGCTTACAGAATATACGGCAGATGCTCACTCAGTACTTCTCTTACAACCAGCAGAAGTTTATTTGATTAGCGGCACTTAAGCAAAGCGGCTTCAAAACAAAAGTGACATCTTGACGTCAGAAGACTTACAATCACGCCGTAGATGGCGACACAATTCAACCGTTAAAATGCTAATAGTATAACAATTGATCCTTGTTTGAATTTCCGGTAATGGTTTTCTTCGCAGTGAGTACCACATCTTTACGCTCTGCACGGAGAACAAATCCTTCATCGTCCACTGCTACTGGCCCAATCCACTGGTGGAGAGCTACATCATCCGCATACACAAGCACTTTTTCGCCAATTGCACTTTGGATCAGGTGGTGTGGGTGGACCCTCCGGACAACACGTTGACCGTCCTCATCCTTATTCCTGTTTTCCTCACCTTGGCTATGATTGCTCTTGTGGTGTGGTGCAGCAAGAGGAGCGACAACCTGGTTTAGGGGACATCACCCGAACATTTGTTGCAGTGTTGGAAAATTTGGGAGTTGGATTTAGTTGGTCATTTGATCCGCTGGTTGTTTTAGCAATCCATCTTCTAAAGTCCTCGAGACAACAACAAAGTGTTCAAACGTTTCAGGGTGCCTTCACACAAGCATCTTGTAATCAGTTTCATGTTCTCCTTTCGTGTGTGAGCAAAATACATGGTCCAAAAGGTAAATAACAAAATCAGCAAAGAGCCAAAAGACATATTAGTGACTTATTGCACATGTTTCCTGTTGAGCATGTTATCAGTTTGCATGTTATCTGATAGATGTTCGGATAATCAAGATGTCCCCTTTAAGTGCACTCACTgacttgctgtttttttttattacaacctCTTGGATTGCCAATACAATTAAAGCTATTGATAAGAGACAGTTTTGTAGTCAGTTGTGCTGTTCCGCATTCTAATATGTACACCAAAacattcttttgtgttttaaatATTTCTTTCCATCAATAAGAAAAGAGCATCATtgcacaggatttttttttttttgtgattcgttttggtttgtttggatttttattaccatgttaaaataaaaaaatattataaatatatataaaaaaacagttttttttctgtctctctTAATTTATGCCCCAAAATAATATTCCActtttaatataaataaaaaaaatatataaataggcaaacattttttttatgtctttctTAATTTAAGCCCAAAAAATAGTATTACGCTTTTACCTTGTACAAATGACAACATGCTTTATCCAAACAGGtggctttagtttttttttgctttatatgAAGCTGTACATTCAGGCACTGGTTCCTCATCTAACTCGAAAAAGAGTTCATGTATATTTGCCAAAATTTCAAGCTATTTATTGTATTTGCCTTCAAGTTACTATACATGCGAAACAATATGACCTGTTTAGGTTTGGAACAtttcgatggatggatgattggcCTGACCGAGACCAGTGACCTTGGACTTTTCTTGTCAGAACACTGTATCCTAGCTGAAGGCCAAAGTTGATGGAACTTTTGGGAAATAAAATCCCCCGTGGACAAAATTTTCAACATACACAAAAGGATGAAAAGGAACCCAAACTTGGACTTAAAGGGATTCTATGTTTCCACACACTGCCGAGTTACTCAAGGGACGAGTCGTCACTGGAAAGGACAACAAACATGACAACGTTAGAATTCAACCATTTTTTTGTGGCTGTTTTATGACTGATCGCGATGAATAAAATACTGTTCGTACACTGAGAATTTCTCATTGTCATTCATGTTCTTTAAAATTGAACCTATGAGCATCTGGGTGCTGCATTAGCCTCACATGATCTTTGGTGGATCTCTTCCAGAATTTCATAATAACAATGGAAGCCAAAAACAATGACGGCTTACAAATCTATAACACTCCTTTGCTTTATTGCTCTTAATTGTTATTTCACGAAACAATACCTCTTAGATTTAGGAGTGGGTGAGTTCTTTTTTTACCCTCCAGAGAATTTCTTCATGGAAATTCATTGTCTTGAAATGGGCTCATTGGTTCTCTGGGAGTGTTTATTCAAGTGTTTATTCAATTCCGAGACATCATTCTCTTATTGAATCAACATCATTGACGTATGCAAGCGTCCTATCGTGGAATTTTGTAAATACAGAGACGGACAATGTAGTTATTGGCCGACGGTCAATGATGTTGATTTTGTTGCAGACACCCACGTTAATCCACAATGAGCGGACCCAGAGGACGTCGGCGGAAACCACAAATTCACTGAGCACAATGCAATGCCCAGTATCATAAGTTACcatctaaacaaacacacggccaTTATTTATCCCAGATGATCTCCAGGAAAGAACCAGAGAGATTTTGTTACTTCAGAGACATAAAACAAGAGCGTTTACATACGCATGCCCATGGGTGCGTAGCTTATGAGAGGCGGAGCCTAACAGGTTCCCTGAAGGATGCTTTTCCACAAGGCCTCCATGGCCAGCCACTTGGCGGCAGGAAGGATATTCAAGCTTTTTTCCCAGAGTTGACAGAAGAATACAGGGAAGTGGGTTGACCCAGTGCTTTTTGACCAAAAGAGACGCAGGAAGTATGAGGGTGCCATTCCACTTCCGGGTAGAGCTGCTTTGTCATGGCCGAGCAAGTTGCGGCAAAGATTAGTGACGACCAACGTGGTCGTGGCAAAACGAGTGACCTCTGCCATTTTAAGCAACGGTATTCTGCCTTTGTTGCCATGTCAACcttggggaaaaaataaatgaatatatatatatatattaatacatgtaaatattattattttattattattatttaaataatgCTTTCAAGATTGATAAATGAATGATGAATACTGTTCTTTTTTTGGACACATTTTCCTTCACTCACAAACTTATGCCAACAAATATTCTACCTAGGTGGTCTGTTTTGATTcttctattttaaaaaaaaatgctgacagcTGTCCTAAATGAATAGCGAacccttacaaaaaaaaaaagcagttctcACAAGTCACTAAAGCAGACCTCACACAAACCCAGAGTTTCCCACAGTACAACTACTCCGAAGCACATGACCCAAACAGGACATCCTCCCAGTTTTTAACCCGCGTTAGGTCCCACTCTCACCCTCATCTTGCTCTCCTCCTAACCTCATTTTTGCCCACGATGACTCAACTATTAAAAGAGAAACTTATTTACTATAGCTTCAAGTGCTATCATAAATTAAGCCCCCAAAAAATGTAAATTCAGTTGACCTTTCTTTCGGGCACCAACCACTACTTACCAAAATGATCCCCAAAACGCGCATCACGTTGACAACCTCATGTCCATATTTGGTTATGTTGACATAAATTGATTTCCCTAAAATCATGTTTCATGCTTTCACTATTCTCATATTTATTttcccctcctcctcatcctcctcctcctcgcttcTCCTTTCCCCCAGTGACCCGAGTGGCCCTCTCTGTCGGACTCCCCCGGTCATCACACAGCTGGACTcggtctctctctttttcttacacacacacgctaatGCACAAATTATGCAATTTGGTTACTTCAGACGTGTTTTACCACTCGGACTGTTCTTTATTGTTCCcttgttttaaaaatgttcacCATTTGTTGTGTATATAAGTTCCTTCATTAAGATGACAGTATATCATAATATTATGAACATAAAGTaagtaaaaataatttatttatctGTCAGTGACTACTTTTATTCTAATGATGAGCTTTTTCCTGATGCCCAATTTTAATCTGcaaaatattttcttctccTCAGAAGTCAGTTTCACTTTTCCGGTTGACATTACACAccttgttgtattgtgtgtgttgCTTCCTGTGGCCCGAAAGTACAAAAGTGGCATCAAAGGAGAATTTTTCTAAAAGCAGAGTTCCCTCCAGTTGTCTCTTCCTGTTTACACGTTACCATGCTAACCACTTAGTTTATCAACCTGTTGCGCGGAATTACCGGCTAGCCACACGCGCATCTTAAGCAGTCACACCACGGTTGACCTCACAATGCACCAGGCAAACACTTGAACTATTTTAATAAACAAGATTTC includes:
- the LOC125985687 gene encoding receptor activity-modifying protein 3 isoform X1, with protein sequence MDTNEFAVLKLFVVGILVNAWMAKGFSATESLNIEHTSARPKRACNESRLEWEVEVCGEDFKRDMAHIDPQHWCNLTHFISEYHIFTLCTENKSFIVHCYWPNPLVESYIIRIHKHFFANCTLDQVVWVDPPDNTLTVLILIPVFLTLAMIALVVWCSKRSDNLV
- the LOC125985687 gene encoding receptor activity-modifying protein 3 isoform X2 codes for the protein MADPGLFRASVTTQQRRVNAWMAKGFSATESLNIEHTSARPKRACNESRLEWEVEVCGEDFKRDMAHIDPQHWCNLTHFISEYHIFTLCTENKSFIVHCYWPNPLVESYIIRIHKHFFANCTLDQVVWVDPPDNTLTVLILIPVFLTLAMIALVVWCSKRSDNLV